From Paenibacillus polymyxa, the proteins below share one genomic window:
- the rbsB gene encoding ribose ABC transporter substrate-binding protein RbsB, with the protein MKKLTLIMTALLLLLMTGCSLEPPEWAKPKAAADLKDIKIGLSISTLNNPFFVSLKDGVVAEAKKQGLQVIVVDAQNDSAKQSNDVDDLIQQGVNALLINPTDSSAISTVVQSANALNIPVITLDRSADKGDVKALVASDNVEGGRMAARYVIDQVGKGAKVIELEGVPGASATRERGKGFHEVADKDLKVIAKQSADFDRTKGLNVMENLLQGNPDVQAVFAHNDEMALGAIEAIQSSGKNIPVIGFDGNEDALKSIKEGKLTATVAQQPELIGQLAVQAAKDVLQGKTVKTSIPAKLELVDQSK; encoded by the coding sequence ATGAAAAAGCTTACATTAATCATGACGGCCTTGCTGCTCCTGCTCATGACAGGGTGTTCCCTGGAACCGCCTGAATGGGCGAAGCCTAAAGCGGCCGCAGACCTGAAGGACATAAAAATCGGCTTGTCGATCTCAACATTGAATAATCCATTCTTCGTTTCCCTCAAAGACGGAGTTGTTGCAGAGGCCAAAAAACAAGGATTGCAGGTTATTGTGGTCGATGCACAAAATGATTCTGCGAAGCAAAGTAATGATGTGGATGATCTGATCCAACAGGGAGTAAATGCGTTACTCATTAATCCAACAGATTCGTCGGCTATCTCCACTGTGGTGCAGTCAGCGAATGCTTTGAACATTCCTGTAATTACGCTGGACCGTTCCGCTGACAAAGGTGATGTGAAAGCGCTAGTCGCTTCAGACAACGTCGAGGGAGGACGGATGGCTGCCAGATACGTGATTGATCAAGTCGGAAAAGGCGCCAAGGTTATTGAGTTGGAAGGCGTTCCAGGCGCATCGGCTACCCGTGAACGTGGGAAAGGCTTCCATGAAGTGGCAGATAAGGACCTGAAGGTCATCGCCAAGCAGTCGGCTGATTTTGATCGGACCAAAGGTTTGAATGTGATGGAAAATCTACTGCAAGGCAACCCGGATGTTCAGGCGGTATTTGCCCACAATGATGAAATGGCGTTGGGAGCGATTGAAGCCATTCAAAGCTCTGGTAAGAATATTCCAGTCATCGGCTTTGATGGTAATGAGGATGCGCTTAAATCAATTAAGGAAGGGAAGCTGACAGCTACTGTGGCTCAGCAGCCTGAGTTGATTGGACAATTGGCAGTGCAAGCAGCCAAGGATGTACTTCAAGGTAAAACCGTGAAAACATCGATTCCCGCCAAACTGGAGTTAGTGGATCAATCCAAATAG
- a CDS encoding FecCD family ABC transporter permease has protein sequence MSNVTNGAIAKASHRKKIHDWVVVIILLVLLVAAFTISANTGTIRLSPMELFSTLFGQGTPQQELILFEFRLPRMVISILIGAGLAVSGCIMQGVSRNSLADPGILGINAGAGLMVMLFVLLFPSMQTMNSLFLLPALALIGSGAAAILIYALSYKKGEGISPTRLLLSGIGVAAGISAAMIIMTLKLTPESYTFVANWLAGSIWGSNWKFVMALLPWLIVLLPFAYYKANVMNVLNLGDQTASGLGTPIEKERILLLAAAVGLASSSVSVSGGIGFVGLVAPHLARKLVGPKHKMLLVTCALVGALLVLVADTITRALPLQKEIPTGLIVAIIGAPYFLYLLSRSKG, from the coding sequence ATGAGTAACGTTACGAATGGCGCTATTGCCAAAGCAAGTCACCGTAAAAAAATCCATGATTGGGTCGTTGTTATCATTTTGCTTGTATTGCTCGTTGCTGCATTCACCATAAGCGCGAATACGGGAACGATCCGGCTTTCGCCAATGGAGCTTTTTAGTACCTTGTTTGGACAAGGGACTCCACAGCAGGAATTAATTCTCTTTGAATTCCGGTTGCCGCGAATGGTTATTTCCATTCTGATTGGCGCAGGTTTGGCTGTTTCCGGTTGCATTATGCAGGGGGTATCGCGTAACAGCCTAGCGGACCCTGGTATTCTGGGGATTAATGCAGGTGCCGGACTGATGGTTATGCTGTTTGTACTGCTTTTCCCATCGATGCAAACGATGAATTCATTATTTTTACTTCCCGCTCTTGCACTCATTGGATCGGGAGCGGCTGCTATTCTGATTTATGCTCTTTCTTACAAAAAAGGCGAAGGTATTTCTCCGACAAGGCTATTGCTGAGCGGAATTGGGGTAGCGGCGGGTATCAGTGCTGCCATGATCATTATGACTCTTAAGTTAACACCTGAAAGCTACACGTTTGTAGCTAATTGGTTAGCAGGAAGCATATGGGGTTCAAATTGGAAATTCGTAATGGCTCTGCTGCCTTGGCTAATTGTATTGCTTCCTTTCGCATACTATAAAGCAAATGTTATGAATGTGCTTAATTTGGGGGATCAGACGGCATCCGGGTTAGGTACACCTATCGAAAAGGAACGTATTCTTCTCCTCGCGGCTGCGGTCGGACTGGCTAGTTCAAGTGTGTCGGTTAGTGGTGGGATCGGTTTTGTCGGTTTGGTAGCTCCACATTTGGCAAGAAAGCTGGTGGGTCCGAAGCATAAAATGTTGCTTGTAACGTGTGCTTTAGTCGGAGCACTTCTGGTACTCGTAGCGGATACGATCACACGAGCCTTACCTTTACAGAAAGAAATTCCGACAGGATTAATTGTTGCCATCATAGGTGCGCCATACTTCTTATATCTGCTGAGTCGCTCAAAAGGATAA
- a CDS encoding ABC transporter ATP-binding protein encodes MLRRFFEYYRPYRTLFIIDFTCAILAALLELAFPLAVNRVVDDLLPSGNWKWILFACLSLLGIYVVSAGLNYVVTYWGHKLGINIESDMRKKLFDRVQKQSFRFFDNNKTGHLVSRMTNDLMDIGEIAHHGPEDLFIALMTLGGAFGIMLSINWKLAVLTFIIVPLMIYLSLYFSRKMNAAFHRMFSDIADYNARIENNVSGIRVVQAFSNEAHEMERFAENNGRFRKTKLIAYRIMAWNSSISFILMKLVSLFVLVCGTWFVIKGQMSYGEFIAFVMLSNVFLAPIKQINSVIETYPKGIAGFRRYLDLLESESDVEDLPGAKTVKHLNGDIQFEGVTFGYENKDKVLRKVDLAIHAGETVALVGPSGAGKTTLCSLLPRFYDVEEGSIKIDGMDIRELKLDSLRSMIGIVQQDVFLFDGTIRENIAYGKLDASEDEIWDAARRAQIEELVRSYPEGLDTMIGERGVKLSGGQKQRLSIARMFLKNPPILILDEATSALDTETEAAIQQALTELSQGRTTLVIAHRLATIKNADRIIVVADQGIAEQGKHEELMAVKGAYSRLHQAQYGT; translated from the coding sequence ATGCTAAGACGATTTTTTGAATATTACCGTCCCTACCGGACTTTGTTTATCATTGATTTTACTTGCGCCATACTAGCTGCACTGCTGGAGTTAGCTTTTCCGCTTGCAGTCAATCGGGTAGTTGATGATTTGCTACCCAGTGGAAATTGGAAATGGATTTTATTTGCCTGTTTATCTTTGCTTGGGATTTATGTCGTAAGCGCCGGATTGAACTATGTCGTTACCTATTGGGGACACAAGCTGGGGATAAACATTGAGTCAGATATGCGTAAAAAGCTGTTTGATCGAGTACAAAAGCAATCCTTTCGCTTTTTTGACAATAACAAAACAGGCCATCTAGTCTCCCGTATGACCAACGATCTGATGGATATCGGAGAGATTGCCCACCACGGACCTGAAGATTTGTTCATCGCACTGATGACCCTGGGCGGGGCTTTCGGTATCATGCTCAGCATTAACTGGAAACTAGCAGTTCTGACGTTTATTATCGTTCCACTAATGATTTACCTGTCCTTGTACTTTAGTCGTAAAATGAATGCCGCCTTCCATCGTATGTTTTCTGATATTGCGGACTACAACGCCCGGATTGAAAATAACGTTAGTGGTATCCGTGTTGTTCAAGCATTCTCCAACGAAGCACATGAAATGGAGCGTTTTGCTGAAAATAATGGACGGTTTCGTAAAACAAAGCTGATCGCATATCGCATTATGGCATGGAATTCTTCAATTAGCTTTATTCTGATGAAGCTGGTCTCGTTGTTTGTGCTTGTATGTGGAACATGGTTTGTTATTAAGGGGCAGATGTCCTATGGGGAATTTATCGCATTTGTAATGCTGTCCAATGTATTCCTCGCACCCATCAAACAAATTAACTCTGTCATTGAAACGTATCCCAAAGGAATTGCCGGCTTCCGACGTTACTTGGATTTGCTGGAAAGTGAATCTGACGTAGAGGATCTTCCAGGTGCGAAGACCGTTAAGCATCTCAACGGAGATATTCAATTTGAAGGTGTAACGTTTGGCTATGAAAACAAAGACAAGGTACTGCGCAAAGTGGACCTTGCTATTCATGCGGGAGAAACTGTAGCTCTTGTGGGTCCTTCAGGAGCAGGCAAAACGACACTTTGCAGCTTGCTGCCACGCTTCTATGATGTCGAGGAAGGCAGCATTAAGATTGATGGTATGGATATCCGTGAACTGAAGCTGGATTCGCTGCGGTCCATGATTGGAATCGTACAGCAGGATGTATTCCTTTTTGATGGAACGATTCGTGAAAATATCGCTTACGGCAAACTTGATGCTTCAGAAGATGAGATCTGGGATGCTGCCCGTCGAGCCCAGATTGAAGAACTTGTTCGATCCTATCCAGAAGGGCTGGATACGATGATCGGTGAGCGAGGCGTAAAGCTGTCAGGTGGTCAAAAGCAACGTTTATCCATTGCCCGGATGTTTCTGAAAAATCCTCCAATTCTCATTTTGGATGAAGCAACATCAGCATTGGATACAGAGACAGAAGCTGCAATTCAGCAAGCTCTGACAGAGCTATCTCAAGGTCGCACGACACTCGTGATTGCCCATCGTCTGGCAACGATCAAAAATGCTGACCGAATTATTGTAGTTGCAGATCAAGGGATCGCCGAGCAAGGAAAACATGAAGAATTAATGGCTGTAAAAGGTGCATATAGCCGCCTACACCAAGCTCAGTATGGAACGTAA
- a CDS encoding ABC transporter substrate-binding protein, with translation MSLTKKMWIVTMLLSVIVILSACGGKVNLPDEKQNQASGESKLAATKTVKTIHGDIQIPVHPQRIVVDMYQNDLLALGIKPVGSVKYYLDNPFSKDLVQGIASIGDRGNVSIEKVLALQPDMILIGSKDASEYEKYSKIAPTIVIPYGTYKNVHEELTAFGQLLGKEQEAKTWLAQYNQRMQAARDKLKGIVQPGDTFTVMEASEKEYYVYGDNFGRGGQAVYRGLNLTPPPLVQKELLGETQWKSISKEVINQYAGSYIFLTVNKDLSGYEGDSIWKSLSAVRNGKVFELQEDRYWYFDPIAIVGQAEELANMIVQRNKENASQK, from the coding sequence ATGAGTTTGACAAAGAAAATGTGGATTGTGACGATGCTTTTGTCAGTCATTGTCATTCTTAGCGCCTGTGGTGGAAAGGTAAATCTGCCAGACGAAAAGCAAAATCAAGCTTCTGGTGAATCAAAGTTAGCTGCAACGAAAACAGTTAAGACGATTCATGGAGACATTCAGATTCCGGTTCACCCTCAGCGGATTGTAGTAGATATGTACCAGAATGATTTATTAGCCCTGGGTATTAAACCTGTGGGAAGTGTCAAATATTATCTGGATAATCCGTTTTCGAAGGATCTTGTACAAGGCATTGCAAGCATTGGAGACCGTGGTAATGTATCCATCGAAAAAGTATTGGCTCTACAGCCGGATATGATTCTGATTGGTTCCAAAGATGCTTCTGAATATGAAAAATATAGTAAAATTGCTCCGACCATAGTCATCCCTTATGGAACATACAAGAATGTGCATGAGGAACTGACAGCGTTTGGTCAGCTGCTGGGAAAAGAACAGGAAGCCAAAACGTGGCTAGCCCAATATAATCAGCGGATGCAGGCTGCACGTGACAAGTTGAAGGGAATTGTTCAACCCGGAGATACCTTCACGGTAATGGAAGCCTCGGAAAAGGAGTACTATGTATACGGTGATAATTTTGGCAGAGGAGGACAGGCGGTTTACAGAGGATTGAATTTGACACCTCCACCGCTTGTCCAAAAAGAACTATTAGGCGAGACACAATGGAAGTCAATTTCCAAGGAAGTTATTAATCAATATGCTGGCTCTTACATTTTTCTGACGGTTAACAAGGATTTGAGCGGTTATGAAGGAGACAGCATATGGAAATCACTAAGTGCAGTCCGGAATGGGAAGGTTTTTGAGCTTCAGGAGGATCGATACTGGTACTTTGATCCTATCGCTATTGTGGGGCAAGCTGAAGAATTGGCAAATATGATCGTCCAGCGGAATAAAGAAAACGCCTCACAGAAGTAA
- a CDS encoding tyrosine-type recombinase/integrase: MKKELRHMNLDTIDEIDEVYNEELEAFLIWMKDAGYTIHTQKNYTGDVKQFLRTLRDKPLDQVKKIHVMSYLSKAREGGAGDSTRNRKHAAVNSFFRALQEFELCSTNPAAGIKKAKTEKNRMPVYLDEKDIQPFLLAVEGKYANRNMAIFLLMVYMGLRVGEVHSLNVSDYSRERRTLDVFGKGRKWRTLPVPTAVCDFIEQALEERLTPWRGKEDAMFVSQKGRRLAVRSIQQIATETFERFQQEKGIERREAYSSHKLRHTFATMLLRKGADLRTVQELLGHSSIQTTTVYTHVTDREKEKAMDKLDIQIPITGL, encoded by the coding sequence ATGAAAAAAGAACTGCGTCATATGAATCTGGATACTATAGACGAAATTGATGAAGTGTATAATGAGGAGCTGGAAGCATTTTTGATCTGGATGAAGGATGCCGGATATACGATACATACGCAAAAGAATTACACAGGGGATGTAAAACAGTTTTTACGTACATTGCGTGATAAACCACTCGACCAGGTGAAAAAGATTCATGTGATGTCATATTTATCTAAAGCGCGGGAGGGAGGCGCCGGAGATAGTACGCGGAACCGCAAGCATGCTGCGGTGAATAGTTTTTTTAGAGCGCTACAGGAATTTGAATTATGCAGCACCAATCCGGCAGCGGGAATCAAAAAAGCAAAGACTGAAAAGAATCGTATGCCCGTTTATCTGGACGAGAAGGACATTCAGCCATTTTTGCTTGCGGTGGAAGGGAAATATGCAAATCGTAATATGGCTATTTTTCTGCTCATGGTCTACATGGGATTGCGGGTGGGGGAGGTTCATTCTTTGAATGTCTCGGATTACAGCCGAGAAAGACGCACATTAGATGTGTTCGGTAAAGGGCGTAAATGGCGTACCCTGCCAGTACCAACGGCTGTATGTGATTTTATAGAGCAAGCGTTGGAGGAAAGATTGACGCCGTGGAGAGGTAAAGAAGACGCGATGTTCGTATCCCAAAAAGGCCGACGTCTGGCAGTGCGTTCTATTCAACAGATTGCTACAGAAACGTTTGAACGATTCCAGCAAGAAAAGGGTATAGAACGTCGAGAGGCTTATTCCAGTCATAAGCTGCGGCATACATTTGCGACGATGCTATTACGTAAGGGAGCAGATCTACGTACCGTACAGGAGCTACTAGGGCACTCATCCATCCAAACGACCACGGTATATACTCATGTTACAGATCGAGAAAAAGAAAAAGCGATGGATAAGCTGGATATTCAGATCCCAATAACGGGATTGTAA
- a CDS encoding ROK family protein: protein MEKANTNLIKEINLNLVRKVLKQVSKATKPQLAALTDLSVVTINTLMQELLNNGEIFEDEIVPSNGGRHALTYRFNYEYSLALIIHINEKQGMDVVSTTVVNLNEDVLMKEEHPFQIFDATQFYSIIQNIISLYPSIKVIGIGIPGQSVDGEITVSSHERLNGIRLAEDVQSQFGLPVIVENDVNAAVCGYVYREQIDEDQCVLAVYFPENSPPGMGIYLRNGVLKGKHGLAGEIKFLPSIVWNESKGREVFFKSVCEIIQILQSVFDPNQIVIYRENIEEEAFYHFLEAYKAKHEMPLYPDIVLSDLFYEDFKTGLRGLTLKELERPIIVFK, encoded by the coding sequence ATGGAAAAAGCCAATACAAATTTAATTAAAGAAATAAACTTGAATCTGGTTCGCAAAGTATTGAAGCAGGTTAGCAAGGCCACAAAGCCCCAACTGGCCGCATTGACTGATTTAAGCGTGGTGACTATCAACACTCTTATGCAGGAATTGCTTAATAATGGAGAAATTTTTGAAGATGAAATCGTTCCTTCAAATGGTGGTAGACATGCGTTAACCTATCGTTTTAATTATGAGTATAGTCTGGCACTGATTATACACATTAATGAAAAACAAGGAATGGATGTAGTATCGACCACGGTAGTTAATTTAAACGAGGACGTCCTCATGAAAGAAGAACATCCCTTTCAAATTTTTGATGCTACACAATTTTATTCCATAATTCAAAATATCATTTCTCTTTATCCCTCCATTAAAGTTATTGGTATTGGAATCCCGGGACAATCTGTAGATGGAGAGATTACAGTCAGCAGTCATGAAAGGTTGAATGGAATTCGGCTGGCAGAGGATGTGCAGAGCCAATTTGGTTTGCCAGTTATTGTGGAGAATGATGTAAATGCGGCTGTATGTGGATACGTTTACAGAGAACAGATCGATGAAGATCAATGTGTGCTAGCTGTCTATTTTCCTGAAAATTCACCACCGGGGATGGGAATTTATTTGCGTAATGGGGTTTTAAAGGGCAAGCATGGATTGGCTGGTGAAATCAAATTCCTTCCGTCTATAGTTTGGAATGAAAGCAAGGGAAGAGAAGTTTTTTTCAAAAGTGTATGTGAAATTATTCAAATATTACAGTCTGTATTCGATCCTAATCAAATTGTGATCTATAGAGAGAATATAGAAGAAGAGGCTTTCTATCATTTTTTGGAAGCCTACAAAGCTAAGCATGAGATGCCTTTGTATCCTGACATTGTTCTCTCAGATTTATTTTATGAAGATTTTAAAACAGGGTTGAGAGGGTTAACTCTAAAAGAATTAGAACGTCCTATTATTGTCTTTAAATAA
- the rbsC gene encoding ribose ABC transporter permease RbsC, whose protein sequence is MTTMNEAKGSKGIQISQITQKLGPLLGLIILVIIVSALNPSFLEPLNILNLLRQVSINALIAFGMTFVILTGGIDLSVGSILALSSAFVANMMLAGFDPILAIIIGCALGGVMGMVNGLMITKGKMAPFIATLATMTIFRGLTLVYTNGNPITGLGDSLVFQLFGRGYQFGIPVPAITMLITFAALWIILHKTPFGRKTYAIGGNEKASIVSGIKVPRVKIWIYSLAGMLSALAGAILTSRLNSAQPTAGASYELDAIAAVVLGGTSLSGGRGRIVGTLIGVLIIGTLNNGLNLLGVNSFYQMVVKGIVIAIAVLIDRKKSA, encoded by the coding sequence TCACACAGAAGCTTGGCCCATTGTTGGGGCTCATTATTTTGGTGATCATTGTATCGGCCTTAAATCCCAGCTTTTTGGAACCGCTTAATATTTTGAATTTGTTGCGCCAGGTATCTATTAATGCGTTGATTGCGTTTGGTATGACCTTCGTTATTCTTACAGGCGGAATCGATTTGTCCGTTGGCTCTATATTAGCACTATCCAGTGCGTTTGTCGCAAATATGATGTTGGCCGGCTTCGATCCGATTTTGGCGATTATCATTGGCTGTGCATTGGGTGGCGTGATGGGAATGGTCAACGGCTTGATGATTACGAAAGGTAAAATGGCTCCGTTTATCGCCACACTCGCAACCATGACTATTTTTAGAGGATTAACATTAGTTTATACCAACGGTAACCCTATTACGGGGCTCGGAGATAGTCTGGTATTTCAATTATTCGGTCGTGGTTATCAGTTTGGTATTCCGGTCCCGGCGATTACGATGCTCATTACCTTTGCTGCTCTTTGGATCATTCTGCATAAAACACCTTTCGGACGCAAAACGTATGCCATCGGCGGCAACGAGAAAGCTTCGATTGTTTCAGGTATTAAAGTACCACGTGTAAAAATCTGGATTTACTCTTTGGCGGGAATGCTTTCCGCATTGGCGGGTGCTATCTTGACCTCACGCTTGAATTCAGCGCAGCCGACAGCAGGTGCTTCTTATGAACTGGATGCCATTGCGGCTGTCGTACTAGGTGGAACAAGCCTTTCGGGAGGACGCGGACGGATTGTAGGTACATTAATTGGTGTGCTAATCATCGGGACACTAAACAACGGCTTGAATTTGCTGGGGGTTAACTCTTTTTACCAAATGGTCGTAAAAGGGATCGTCATTGCTATTGCTGTATTGATTGATCGTAAAAAATCCGCATAA
- the aiiA gene encoding quorum-quenching N-acyl homoserine lactonase AiiA, whose translation MINKLHWLPVGQLDIDRSSLNHHAQPGELVRLQIWSYLLETDHGPILIDTGMPDSFIDNPDYFKSTPFEGRFIPRMTADDSIVAVLDRIGYQPDDIHAIVISHMHMDHAGGNPHFPNTPIYVQQTEADAAIGNLEYAPPECVQTNLNYRLLQGDHELVPGLQLLYTPGHSPGHQSALITTKESGPIMLTIDVAYTQENYANDVPFDGFDREQTRQSIARIQQIVQEVKPSLLFFGHDPEQVAVQPVYPQYK comes from the coding sequence ATGATTAACAAATTGCACTGGTTGCCGGTCGGTCAGCTTGATATTGATCGCTCCTCACTCAACCATCATGCACAGCCCGGTGAACTGGTGCGTCTGCAAATCTGGTCGTATCTGCTGGAGACAGATCACGGTCCGATCCTCATAGATACCGGTATGCCAGATTCGTTTATCGACAACCCAGATTATTTTAAAAGTACACCGTTTGAAGGACGCTTCATCCCCCGTATGACAGCCGATGATAGTATCGTGGCAGTACTGGATCGGATCGGCTATCAACCAGACGATATTCATGCCATCGTTATCTCCCATATGCATATGGATCATGCCGGAGGCAATCCGCATTTTCCGAATACACCGATTTATGTGCAGCAGACCGAAGCAGACGCTGCAATCGGTAATCTGGAGTATGCGCCGCCGGAATGCGTGCAGACGAACTTGAATTACCGACTGCTCCAAGGGGACCATGAGCTGGTTCCGGGCTTGCAACTGCTCTATACTCCGGGTCATTCGCCGGGTCATCAGTCCGCGCTGATCACAACAAAGGAATCGGGTCCGATCATGCTGACGATTGATGTTGCCTACACGCAGGAGAATTACGCAAACGACGTGCCATTTGACGGTTTTGACCGTGAACAGACACGCCAGTCAATTGCCCGCATTCAGCAGATTGTGCAGGAGGTCAAGCCGAGTCTGTTGTTCTTCGGTCATGATCCTGAGCAGGTAGCCGTTCAGCCGGTATATCCACAATACAAATAA
- a CDS encoding ABC transporter substrate-binding protein, producing MQQKNRLKRGIMLGFAVFLMVVLAACGNAASSNQTNDKSGTDALNGQSKSVATREYVDATGKKISIPANPQRVVTTQYLDAMLALGVKPVGAASHVLEGDYLKGKIDGIADIGNPTNVEKVLELQPDLIIATEDTSPEVKEQLEKIAPTVAVSFGDGDVFKQLRDVAAVLGKDKEADQWIASFDKKAEEGRKKMAGKFKKDETITIYMTYGKDVLRVYGARNVGHVIYRSLELNPPEYIRQKLAKDPKYNFVYDSISMEKLPELSGDRIIMLVYDEATKDGMLKEIEQSALWRNLPAVKNHKVYFIKADPWFTYSPLAIDQSLDEAVNMFSVEPK from the coding sequence GTGCAACAAAAGAACAGATTAAAAAGAGGAATTATGCTTGGTTTTGCCGTTTTTTTGATGGTTGTATTGGCTGCATGCGGAAATGCAGCAAGTAGTAACCAGACCAATGACAAGAGTGGAACGGATGCCCTTAACGGGCAATCCAAATCAGTTGCCACGCGCGAATATGTTGATGCCACTGGCAAAAAGATCAGTATCCCTGCAAATCCACAGCGGGTTGTCACGACACAATATTTGGATGCGATGCTGGCTTTAGGTGTTAAACCAGTAGGGGCTGCTTCTCATGTGTTAGAAGGCGACTATTTGAAAGGAAAGATTGACGGGATTGCTGATATTGGGAACCCAACGAATGTGGAAAAGGTACTAGAGCTACAACCTGATCTGATTATAGCAACAGAAGATACCTCGCCAGAAGTGAAGGAGCAGCTGGAGAAGATTGCTCCAACCGTAGCCGTTTCTTTTGGAGATGGAGATGTATTTAAGCAACTGCGGGATGTCGCAGCCGTACTGGGTAAGGACAAGGAAGCCGATCAGTGGATTGCTAGTTTTGACAAAAAGGCTGAAGAAGGTCGAAAAAAGATGGCTGGAAAATTCAAGAAAGATGAAACGATTACCATTTATATGACCTACGGTAAGGACGTGCTGAGAGTGTATGGGGCGCGAAATGTAGGACATGTCATCTACCGTTCACTGGAATTGAATCCTCCAGAGTACATACGTCAGAAGCTCGCAAAGGATCCGAAGTATAACTTTGTATACGATAGCATTTCGATGGAAAAACTGCCTGAACTGTCAGGAGATCGTATTATTATGCTGGTTTACGATGAAGCGACTAAGGACGGAATGTTGAAGGAAATTGAACAAAGTGCGCTGTGGAGAAATCTCCCGGCTGTCAAAAACCACAAAGTGTATTTCATCAAGGCCGATCCTTGGTTTACCTACTCACCACTGGCTATCGATCAATCACTGGATGAGGCCGTTAACATGTTTTCCGTCGAACCTAAATAA
- a CDS encoding FecCD family ABC transporter permease, with the protein MKLSESSDSPAQSNHNQPPTQFHSRPWAASLILTAGLALLAFGIALSLSFGAASIKLEEVWNAVFHFNPELQNHQIIWEIRLPRILGGVLIGVCFAVAGAIMQGMTRNPLADSGLLGLNSGASLTMAICFALFPGTSFLQLMLYSFVGAALAVVMVYGTSAISKSGITPVRLVLAGAAVTALLSALGDTISLYFNVGQDLAFWYAGGLSGTKWVQLGIVVPWVVAAFIGALMLSRSITLLSLGDEIALSLGQRTGMVKVAGMILVLILAGAAVSLVGSIGFVGLIIPHITRKLVGVDYRWIIPCSAIMGALLIVFADLAARMINAPEETPVGVLIALIGVPFFLYLARKERRAL; encoded by the coding sequence ATGAAATTATCAGAATCTTCGGATAGTCCTGCTCAAAGTAATCACAATCAGCCGCCGACTCAATTTCACTCGCGGCCATGGGCGGCTTCGCTTATCCTGACAGCCGGATTAGCACTGTTAGCGTTCGGTATCGCTCTTTCTTTATCATTTGGTGCAGCCTCAATCAAATTGGAGGAGGTCTGGAACGCCGTCTTTCATTTTAATCCTGAGCTGCAAAACCATCAAATTATATGGGAAATCCGTCTACCTCGAATTCTGGGTGGTGTGTTAATCGGAGTTTGTTTTGCCGTAGCAGGGGCCATTATGCAGGGAATGACCCGCAATCCGCTTGCAGACTCTGGCTTGCTTGGGCTGAATTCGGGCGCCAGCTTGACGATGGCGATTTGCTTTGCTCTTTTTCCGGGTACTTCCTTTTTGCAGTTAATGCTGTATTCTTTTGTAGGTGCAGCCTTGGCGGTTGTGATGGTCTATGGTACAAGCGCTATTTCCAAATCAGGTATTACGCCAGTTCGTCTTGTATTGGCAGGTGCAGCTGTCACGGCGTTGCTGTCTGCCTTAGGAGATACGATCAGTTTATATTTTAATGTTGGACAGGATTTGGCCTTTTGGTATGCTGGAGGACTTAGTGGGACCAAGTGGGTTCAGCTAGGCATTGTTGTTCCATGGGTTGTGGCAGCTTTTATCGGTGCTCTCATGTTATCACGCTCCATTACGTTACTTAGCCTAGGAGACGAAATTGCATTGAGTCTTGGTCAGCGAACTGGGATGGTAAAGGTCGCCGGTATGATTCTCGTATTGATCTTGGCGGGTGCCGCGGTATCGTTGGTTGGTTCTATAGGGTTCGTAGGGTTGATTATTCCACATATCACGCGCAAACTGGTTGGGGTCGATTATCGCTGGATTATTCCTTGTTCGGCTATTATGGGAGCTTTACTTATCGTTTTTGCCGATCTGGCGGCCCGTATGATTAACGCACCTGAGGAAACACCAGTGGGCGTACTTATTGCCTTAATTGGTGTTCCATTCTTCCTTTATCTGGCACGTAAAGAAAGGAGGGCACTGTAA